The uncultured Tolumonas sp. genome segment CTCTTCCAGTTTGCGGTGATAATAAACCCCCGACAATTTCACATCACGAGTCTGTTTTTCCAGTCCATACAACACTTTTAATGCCGCTTGGGCAGCCCAACAAAGAAACAGGGTCGACGTAACATTGTGCTTAGACCACTCAATGATCTTAACCAACGTATCAAAATAAACGACGTCACTAAATTGCACTAAACCTAACGGTGCACCGGTGATGATCAGACCGTCATATTTATTATCTTTGATCTGGTCAAAATCCTGATAAAAGGTTTCAACATGGATCTTCGGCGTATTTTTAGATTCCCGGTCATCGATACGCAGCAAATCCACGATCACCTGCAATGGTGAATTCGAGAGCATGCGCATCAACTGAATTTCCGTCTCAATTTTTTTCGGCATCAAATTCAATAACAGCACTTTTAAGGGCCGGATATCCTGATGCGCAGCACGGCTGTCTGTCATCACGAAGATATTTTCTTCGGTCAGCACACCCGCAGCAGGCAATTGGTCGGGAATTTTGATTGGCATGACTAGCTCCCACATCTATCAGTAAAAACGTCTGGACATCCAGAAGCCTACACCATCCAGGGTAACCTGTCACCAGGATCTCTTTTTATATCCATCTGGTAAGATACGTTGCCGGAAATAGCGCTGATCATCTCAGTAAAACATTCTTCCTGAATCACACGACGAATTTTTTGCGACATCCGAAACAACAAATGCTTCTCTTGACCGCCCCCATCCAGTAACCTAAGTACAGGTTTAAGCATTACATGATGTTATGGCAGAACTCCGTATATCCGTCGATCGATTACAAATCGGAAACTATATCAAGCTGCCTCTCAGCTGGCGGGATCACCCGTTCCTGCTTTCCAGCTTTATGATCAAGAAAGAAGAACAAATCCAATTGATTCGTCAACTTGGATTAAAGCATGTCTTCATCATCCCGGAAAAATCTGACGCTCCGCCTAAGCCCGCTGAAATCTTAGAGATGCCACAAAGTGACGTTGATCTCGATGATGAGATCGTGACACTGCAGGAAAATATGCAGGCTGAAAAGTTACAGCGTATTGAGCAGATGAAAGAGTATCGGCGCAATGTGCAAAGAACGGAACAGTCGTTCAATCGTTCACTGGCACAAATGCGGGCGCTGATTAACAAATTGCAGAACCGACCGTTAAATGCGATCCGCGAAGCACATGAACTGATTGACGATATCACGAATCAATTGATGCAAGCAGATCAAATGGTGCTGCATCTGATGTCTGACTCGCCGGAAGGCGAAAGCCTTTATTACCATACGTTAAACGTGGCAATGTTATCGATGTTGCTGGCTAAACAATGTGGTAAAACCGCAGAAGAGATCAAACTGCTCGGTATGGCTGCCGTATTCCATGATATTGGCAAAATCAAAATCCCCACGCAGATCCTGAGAAAAACAGAACCGCTGAGCAAACCGGAAGAAAATCTGTATAAGATGCATCCGCGTTATAGCCTGAGTTTGTTGGATTTAGCGCAGGAATTCCCCGCGCAAGCGAAAGGGATAATTCTGCGACATCATGAACGGCTCGATGGCTCTGGTTATCCGGAAGGGCTAGTTGCCTCGCAGATCGACGATCTCAGCCAGTTAATGGCGGTGATCGATGAATATGACTCTTTGTGCCATCCGCAAATTGGCGGAAAAACCGCAGCAACACCTCATACCGTGTTGTCGTTTATGTTTAAGCACAAAACACAGCAGTTGAATAAAGACTACATCGGCCTATTAATCAAACATTTGGGCATTTATCCGCCAGGTAGCGTGGTTGAATTATCCAATGGTCAGATTGGGCTGGTTATGTCGGTCAATAGCCAACGTCTGCTGTATCCTTCAGTACTGATTTACGATGCAGCAATTCCTCGAACGGAAGCTGCCGTGGTCGATTTAGAGAATATGAACTTAAGCATCAAACGAGTATTATTGCCGTCCCGTTTACCGCAAGAAATCTTTGATTATCTGAGTC includes the following:
- the metA gene encoding homoserine O-succinyltransferase, which produces MPIKIPDQLPAAGVLTEENIFVMTDSRAAHQDIRPLKVLLLNLMPKKIETEIQLMRMLSNSPLQVIVDLLRIDDRESKNTPKIHVETFYQDFDQIKDNKYDGLIITGAPLGLVQFSDVVYFDTLVKIIEWSKHNVTSTLFLCWAAQAALKVLYGLEKQTRDVKLSGVYYHRKLEEQDPLVRGFDDVFLAPHSRYASFDGDFVRANTDLRIFAESDEAGVYLAASKDCRQVFVTGHPEYDADTLHHEYHRDLAAGIDPLIPANYYPNNNPDNQPHHSWRSHGHLLFSNWLNYYVYQLTPFDLNSLTHKSNESNWEI
- a CDS encoding DUF3391 domain-containing protein — encoded protein: MAELRISVDRLQIGNYIKLPLSWRDHPFLLSSFMIKKEEQIQLIRQLGLKHVFIIPEKSDAPPKPAEILEMPQSDVDLDDEIVTLQENMQAEKLQRIEQMKEYRRNVQRTEQSFNRSLAQMRALINKLQNRPLNAIREAHELIDDITNQLMQADQMVLHLMSDSPEGESLYYHTLNVAMLSMLLAKQCGKTAEEIKLLGMAAVFHDIGKIKIPTQILRKTEPLSKPEENLYKMHPRYSLSLLDLAQEFPAQAKGIILRHHERLDGSGYPEGLVASQIDDLSQLMAVIDEYDSLCHPQIGGKTAATPHTVLSFMFKHKTQQLNKDYIGLLIKHLGIYPPGSVVELSNGQIGLVMSVNSQRLLYPSVLIYDAAIPRTEAAVVDLENMNLSIKRVLLPSRLPQEIFDYLSPRTRISYFFDSSSGPNSN